A genomic segment from Saprospiraceae bacterium encodes:
- a CDS encoding glucosaminidase domain-containing protein has product MQTFPVQKQQLIQYAKKNWFKISLGILLLFLVLKKDLSFQINLNTPLKEEFPVQEEGPSSIQKPARRETFTDKMEDTPSNPEQAPIQESFDLSPFASLSTSEATLENQLKTLEEQTVKGYIKRFAHVAESEQLKFKIPASITLANALLQSQAGQHSLAKDANNHFGLICTPDWIGETLQLSGTCFRDYENAWTSFRDHSLFLTTGQNANLQQLGEENYKAWANALEKINFARQKNMADQIVRTIEKYQLYRFDSKLN; this is encoded by the coding sequence ATGCAAACCTTTCCAGTCCAAAAACAACAACTGATACAATACGCAAAAAAAAATTGGTTCAAAATCAGTTTAGGCATATTATTGCTTTTTTTGGTACTCAAAAAGGACCTTAGTTTCCAAATTAACCTCAATACCCCACTCAAAGAAGAATTTCCAGTACAAGAAGAAGGACCTAGCAGCATCCAAAAACCTGCCAGAAGAGAAACTTTTACAGATAAGATGGAGGATACGCCAAGTAACCCCGAACAAGCTCCTATTCAAGAATCCTTTGACCTGTCACCCTTTGCCAGCCTAAGTACCAGCGAAGCCACCCTCGAAAATCAGCTTAAAACCTTAGAAGAACAAACCGTAAAAGGATATATCAAGCGATTTGCACACGTCGCAGAAAGCGAACAACTCAAATTCAAAATCCCCGCTTCCATTACCTTGGCCAATGCCTTGCTCCAAAGCCAGGCCGGGCAACATTCGCTGGCAAAGGATGCTAACAATCATTTTGGACTGATTTGCACACCTGATTGGATTGGCGAAACCCTTCAATTATCTGGAACCTGCTTTAGGGATTACGAAAATGCTTGGACCAGCTTCAGAGACCATTCCCTGTTTCTAACCACTGGCCAAAATGCCAACCTTCAGCAATTAGGAGAAGAAAATTACAAAGCTTGGGCAAATGCGCTAGAAAAAATCAATTTCGCACGCCAAAAAAATATGGCAGACCAGATTGTTCGTACCATCGAAAAATACCAACTATATCGTTTCGATTCTAAGCTAAATTAA
- a CDS encoding energy transducer TonB — protein MRHTIFLFLGFLWSSTGLIGQTADTTIYLTVEEAPRFPGCEALDTTLSYKAQCANASLLNFVYSNIRYPQKAIENNIEGTVVVRFVVEPDSTISSPEIIRDIGEGCGIEVLHVVDLMNVAGAKWIPGKMKGVPVRSSFTLPVRFRLEELPPYNMVGRDTVYTRFDTPLDFEGGLDQLNVFLDEKLSYPPSGNDSCLIGNIQVQVLIQPNGDVKILDVIDFNDLGFDFWYEAIDAATSTLGKWKPAIFEGRKVPSAFDITMRFTPEEGACQLIVEQYNQASVLINDGATLYNDGKAEEGIAKMTEAIKLFPDDANFLLARGQAYLDMNSFSEACDDLSQARRISLIKWYDNILSLICGKISASNDGN, from the coding sequence ATGAGGCATACGATTTTTTTGTTTTTGGGATTTTTATGGAGCAGTACCGGGTTAATTGGACAAACCGCAGATACGACTATTTATCTAACGGTAGAGGAAGCTCCTCGTTTTCCAGGTTGTGAGGCATTGGATACAACCCTTTCGTACAAAGCACAATGTGCGAATGCATCTTTACTTAATTTTGTATATAGTAATATTCGCTATCCACAAAAAGCCATTGAGAATAATATTGAGGGTACAGTAGTTGTTCGCTTTGTAGTGGAACCAGACAGTACTATTTCAAGTCCTGAAATCATTAGAGATATTGGCGAGGGATGTGGAATTGAAGTGTTGCACGTCGTTGATTTAATGAATGTTGCTGGCGCTAAGTGGATTCCGGGTAAAATGAAAGGGGTGCCGGTGCGGTCTTCTTTTACTTTACCGGTGCGATTTAGGCTTGAAGAACTCCCTCCTTATAATATGGTAGGGCGGGATACGGTTTATACCCGGTTTGATACCCCACTCGATTTTGAGGGTGGGTTGGATCAGCTCAATGTCTTTTTGGACGAAAAATTATCCTACCCTCCATCAGGCAATGACAGTTGTTTGATTGGAAATATACAAGTGCAGGTACTCATTCAGCCCAATGGAGATGTCAAGATTTTGGACGTCATTGATTTTAATGACCTTGGATTTGATTTTTGGTATGAGGCGATTGATGCGGCTACTTCTACTTTAGGAAAATGGAAACCTGCCATTTTTGAGGGAAGAAAGGTTCCTTCAGCCTTTGACATTACGATGCGTTTTACCCCGGAGGAAGGCGCTTGTCAATTGATTGTAGAACAATATAACCAGGCTTCAGTACTAATAAATGATGGCGCAACCTTGTACAACGACGGCAAGGCAGAGGAAGGAATTGCTAAAATGACGGAGGCCATCAAATTATTCCCTGATGATGCCAATTTTTTGCTAGCAAGAGGACAGGCTTACCTAGATATGAATAGCTTTTCGGAGGCATGCGATGACCTATCACAAGCTCGTCGAATTTCATTGATAAAATGGTATGACAATATTCTCTCTTTAATTTGTGGCAAGATTAGCGCTTCGAATGATGGGAATTAG
- a CDS encoding glucose-1-phosphate adenylyltransferase — translation MIKMVSLILGGGAGSRLFPLTSQRSKPAVPIGGKYRLIDIPISNCLNSGVKRMFVLTQYNSASLNKHIKNTFNFDMFSHGFVDILAAEQTPSSDKWFQGTADAVRQSMHHLNNHDHDYVLILSGDQLYQMNFEELAKYHIKQKADLTIATIPVVDRDAPGFGIMKVNEKGFIDNFVEKPAFDTLSEWQSAVPEEYSREGKNYLASMGIYIFKRQFLKKLFDDNPEATDFGKEIIPHAIEQGYKVASYSFDGYWTDIGTIRSFFEANIALTDDIPKFDLFNSHKQIYTRPRLLGPSKIFGTWFNQTVIAEGCIIHAKKIERCIVGIRSRIGEGTEISNAIIMGNDRYETLDEINANVDRPNLGIGKNCHIRNAIIDKDVRMGNHVNIHGSVALQDAEEETHCIRDGIVVVKKGAIIPDGTKIGLSA, via the coding sequence ATGATCAAAATGGTTTCTCTTATTTTGGGTGGGGGCGCAGGTTCCCGGTTATTTCCACTAACAAGCCAAAGATCTAAGCCTGCCGTTCCCATTGGAGGAAAATATCGTCTAATCGATATCCCTATTTCCAATTGCCTAAACTCCGGCGTTAAACGGATGTTTGTATTGACCCAATACAACTCTGCATCGCTCAATAAACATATCAAGAATACCTTCAATTTTGATATGTTTAGCCACGGATTTGTCGATATTTTGGCAGCAGAGCAAACGCCTAGTAGCGACAAATGGTTCCAGGGGACAGCTGATGCAGTAAGGCAATCTATGCATCACCTCAATAATCATGACCATGATTATGTCTTGATCCTCTCTGGTGATCAATTGTATCAAATGAATTTCGAGGAGCTGGCAAAATACCACATCAAACAGAAGGCAGACCTAACCATTGCTACGATCCCCGTTGTTGATCGAGATGCGCCAGGCTTTGGTATCATGAAGGTGAATGAGAAAGGATTCATCGATAACTTTGTGGAAAAACCCGCTTTTGATACCCTCAGCGAGTGGCAGTCAGCTGTCCCCGAGGAATACTCCCGGGAAGGCAAAAATTATTTGGCGTCAATGGGAATCTACATTTTTAAACGCCAATTCCTGAAAAAACTTTTTGATGACAATCCGGAAGCAACTGACTTTGGGAAAGAAATCATTCCCCATGCTATTGAACAAGGCTACAAAGTAGCCAGCTATTCCTTTGATGGCTATTGGACAGATATTGGAACCATCCGTTCCTTCTTCGAAGCCAATATTGCTTTGACAGACGATATTCCTAAATTTGACCTTTTTAATAGCCATAAACAAATTTATACCCGCCCACGATTGCTAGGCCCTTCTAAGATTTTTGGCACCTGGTTCAACCAAACAGTCATTGCAGAAGGTTGTATCATCCATGCTAAAAAAATCGAAAGGTGTATCGTCGGTATTCGTTCCCGAATTGGTGAAGGCACCGAAATCTCCAATGCCATCATCATGGGTAATGACAGGTATGAAACCCTTGACGAAATCAACGCCAATGTGGACCGGCCCAATCTGGGGATTGGTAAAAATTGCCATATCCGCAATGCCATTATTGATAAAGATGTTCGGATGGGCAATCACGTTAATATCCATGGTAGTGTAGCCTTGCAGGATGCTGAAGAGGAAACACATTGTATCCGTGATGGTATCGTGGTAGTCAAAAAAGGAGCTATCATTCCAGATGGAACAAAGATTGGTCTTAGTGCATAA
- a CDS encoding glycogen/starch synthase, with product MEILHISAECYPAAKAGGLGDVVGALPKYLNKIGTKAGVVIPKYGTKWINQQTFIPVFKGAIRIHQEYIPFTIEKEKTDQLGFSLFVANIPGKFNRPGVYADEAGHPYYDELSRSLAFQQAVLQWVQASPGKPKVLHCHDHHTALIPFMVKYCPEYQSLAHIPTAFTIHNGEYHGSFGWDSLYLLPFFEAGARVLLDWNNGINPLAVAIKCAWRITTVSPSYLEELKVNANGLESLITHEQHKAYGILNGIDNQVWDPRTDPYIATQLGNDMEAFKSYNKQVLGQHFKVDLNTPIITFIGRLVREKGADLIPDLVRRILHSGIGVSFVILGTGEPYLHDIFRQLTYEFPGRFDAALEYNEQLAHQLYAGSDYLFMPSRVEPCGLNQMYAMRYGTLPIVRSVGGLKDTVPDIGEPGGHGCGIRFDHFTLEDAFLAIYRSNEFFRQKEDFQAVRVRISKVDFSWEQSATAYNNIYQQMIAIAHAVS from the coding sequence ATGGAAATATTACATATCAGTGCAGAATGTTATCCTGCTGCTAAAGCAGGTGGCTTAGGTGATGTGGTAGGCGCACTTCCTAAATACCTTAATAAAATTGGCACCAAGGCAGGCGTAGTTATCCCTAAATATGGCACCAAGTGGATTAACCAACAAACCTTCATACCCGTTTTCAAAGGAGCCATTAGAATTCATCAGGAATACATCCCTTTTACTATAGAAAAAGAAAAAACAGACCAACTTGGTTTTTCCTTATTTGTAGCTAATATACCTGGCAAATTTAATCGCCCAGGGGTGTATGCGGATGAAGCTGGTCATCCCTACTATGATGAACTCTCCCGTTCGCTCGCTTTCCAGCAAGCTGTTCTGCAATGGGTACAAGCTTCCCCTGGGAAACCCAAAGTATTACACTGCCATGATCATCATACGGCTTTAATTCCTTTCATGGTAAAATATTGCCCAGAATACCAGTCTTTGGCTCATATCCCAACCGCGTTCACCATACACAATGGAGAATACCATGGTTCTTTTGGCTGGGATAGTTTATACCTCTTGCCCTTTTTTGAAGCTGGAGCGAGGGTCCTGCTCGACTGGAACAATGGCATCAATCCGTTAGCTGTAGCTATCAAATGCGCCTGGCGGATAACCACTGTTTCTCCCTCTTATTTGGAGGAACTTAAAGTAAACGCCAATGGCCTCGAATCCTTGATCACTCATGAACAACACAAAGCCTATGGGATTTTAAATGGAATAGACAATCAAGTCTGGGATCCTCGAACCGATCCCTATATTGCCACCCAACTAGGCAATGATATGGAGGCCTTCAAAAGCTACAACAAGCAGGTATTAGGCCAACATTTTAAAGTAGACCTTAATACCCCTATTATCACTTTTATTGGTCGCTTGGTTCGAGAAAAAGGAGCCGATTTAATCCCTGACCTCGTTCGCCGAATCTTACACAGTGGCATAGGTGTCTCCTTTGTTATACTTGGTACTGGCGAACCGTACCTCCATGACATCTTCCGGCAATTAACCTACGAATTCCCTGGTCGTTTCGATGCCGCCTTGGAATACAATGAGCAATTAGCCCACCAACTGTATGCGGGATCGGATTACCTCTTTATGCCTTCTAGGGTGGAGCCCTGTGGCCTCAATCAAATGTATGCCATGCGTTATGGTACCCTACCAATCGTACGTTCAGTTGGGGGATTAAAAGATACCGTCCCAGACATAGGTGAACCCGGGGGGCATGGCTGCGGAATCAGATTTGATCATTTTACCTTAGAAGATGCCTTTTTAGCTATTTATCGATCAAATGAGTTTTTTCGCCAAAAAGAAGATTTCCAGGCTGTACGGGTTCGCATCAGTAAAGTAGATTTTTCCTGGGAACAATCAGCCACTGCTTATAATAATATATACCAACAAATGATAGCTATCGCCCACGCTGTGAGCTAA
- a CDS encoding radical SAM protein produces the protein MPEGKYIYYDFTISLCPECLRRVEAKIVFEKEHVYMLKRCPEHGRQKVLIATDVEYYKQIRNYNKASEYPLRFNTKTHFGCPYDCGLCTDHEQHSCLTLIEITDRCNLSCPTCYASSSPTHGRHRSLEEVERMLDIIVANEGEPDVVQISGGEPTVHPDFFAILDMAKARPIRHLMLNTNGIRIAKDLAFTERLATYMPDFEIYLQFDSFKPTALESLRGVNLLETRMKALEHLNKYNLSTTLVVTLQKGLNDDEIGQIIDFALKQRCVRGVTFQPTQVAGRLEHFNPLTDRLTPTAIRSAILEQTNVFAPNDLLPVPCNPDALTMAYALKIDGEVHPLTRYIDPAILLNNSRNTIVYEQDEGLHEQVLKVFSTAHSVDAIESDLHALLCCLPAVKAPGLGYQNLFRVIIMNFMDAYDFDVRAIKKSCVHIVHPDGRIIPFETMNLFYRSEAQEKYMKSLTNPSL, from the coding sequence ATGCCAGAAGGAAAGTATATTTATTATGATTTTACGATTAGTCTGTGCCCGGAATGTTTACGGCGGGTAGAGGCAAAAATTGTATTTGAGAAGGAGCATGTTTATATGTTAAAGCGGTGTCCAGAGCATGGTCGGCAGAAGGTACTGATTGCCACGGACGTTGAGTATTATAAACAAATTCGGAATTATAACAAAGCATCTGAGTATCCGCTTCGGTTTAATACCAAAACCCATTTTGGGTGTCCCTACGATTGTGGTTTATGTACAGACCATGAGCAGCACTCTTGTCTTACCCTGATAGAAATTACGGATCGTTGCAATTTGAGTTGCCCCACCTGTTATGCTTCCTCTTCTCCAACGCATGGGCGGCACCGCAGCTTGGAGGAGGTCGAAAGGATGCTTGATATCATTGTAGCGAATGAGGGCGAACCCGATGTGGTGCAAATAAGTGGAGGTGAACCAACGGTGCACCCTGATTTTTTTGCTATTTTGGATATGGCCAAAGCCCGCCCTATTCGTCACCTGATGCTGAACACCAACGGGATAAGGATTGCCAAGGATCTGGCCTTTACGGAGCGTTTGGCCACCTATATGCCGGATTTTGAAATATACCTCCAATTTGATTCTTTTAAACCTACTGCGTTGGAGTCATTACGTGGGGTAAATTTGCTGGAGACCCGGATGAAAGCCCTGGAGCATTTGAATAAATATAATTTATCGACCACCCTGGTTGTGACTTTGCAAAAGGGTCTCAACGATGATGAAATTGGGCAGATAATTGATTTTGCCTTGAAACAGCGCTGTGTGCGAGGGGTAACTTTCCAACCGACCCAAGTCGCTGGACGACTTGAGCATTTCAATCCGCTTACCGATCGGCTTACTCCTACGGCAATTAGGTCGGCTATTTTGGAGCAAACCAATGTTTTTGCCCCGAATGACTTATTGCCCGTTCCTTGCAATCCTGATGCCTTGACGATGGCTTATGCCCTGAAGATCGATGGCGAGGTGCACCCTTTGACGCGCTATATTGACCCAGCCATATTACTCAATAACAGCCGTAATACGATCGTCTACGAGCAAGATGAGGGACTGCACGAGCAGGTCTTGAAGGTTTTTAGCACAGCTCATTCAGTTGATGCCATTGAAAGTGACCTGCATGCCTTATTGTGCTGTTTACCAGCCGTAAAGGCACCGGGCTTGGGTTATCAGAACCTGTTCAGGGTCATTATTATGAACTTCATGGATGCCTATGATTTTGACGTCAGAGCGATTAAAAAGAGTTGCGTACATATCGTTCATCCAGATGGTCGGATTATCCCTTTTGAAACGATGAATCTATTTTATAGGTCTGAGGCGCAAGAGAAATATATGAAATCACTTACTAACCCATCTTTATAA
- a CDS encoding dipeptidase encodes MLRFLIFTFISLSVFSACQRKATTSLAGKTDEQIRQLADELAHKYILTDGHVDLPYRLKVQHFRLTKEYMGIPIETDKGDFDYVRAKKGGLDAPFMSIYIPASYQVDGGAKLLADSLIDMVNSIAAAHPDKFAIAKTPKAVKAQFKKGLISLPMGMENGAPVEEDLANLKHFRDRGISYITLTHSKDNQICDSSYDTTRTWNGLSPFGRKVVAEMNKVGIMVDVSHVSDSTFYQVMALSKAPCIASHSSVRHFTPGFERNMNDDMLKLLGEKGGVIQINFGSTFLDGEIQLKRDELRDKLMEKLSAAGLSFRDEAAKPLIADFQKANPALFSDVEMVANHIDRVVKFAGIDHVGIGSDFDGVGDSLPTGLKDVSQYPNLIYVLLKRGYSEEDIAKICYKNVFRVWQKVLDMAS; translated from the coding sequence ATGCTACGCTTTTTAATTTTCACCTTCATATCTTTAAGTGTTTTTTCTGCTTGTCAGCGAAAAGCTACGACTAGCTTGGCTGGGAAGACGGATGAGCAAATCCGTCAATTGGCTGATGAATTAGCACATAAATACATTTTAACCGATGGTCATGTTGATCTTCCTTACCGATTGAAAGTGCAGCATTTTCGACTGACGAAGGAATACATGGGGATTCCTATTGAGACCGATAAAGGGGACTTTGATTATGTGAGGGCCAAAAAAGGTGGCCTGGATGCCCCATTTATGTCCATTTATATTCCCGCAAGCTACCAGGTGGATGGCGGCGCTAAATTATTAGCGGATTCGCTGATCGACATGGTAAACAGCATTGCGGCTGCTCATCCAGATAAATTTGCGATAGCCAAGACCCCTAAAGCCGTAAAGGCACAATTCAAAAAAGGGCTTATTTCATTGCCGATGGGGATGGAAAATGGGGCACCCGTAGAGGAAGACCTGGCCAATTTAAAGCATTTTAGAGACCGTGGCATAAGTTATATCACCTTAACCCATTCCAAAGACAATCAGATTTGCGATTCTTCTTATGATACGACTCGAACTTGGAATGGCCTTAGCCCTTTTGGCCGCAAGGTTGTGGCCGAAATGAACAAAGTGGGCATCATGGTGGATGTTTCTCATGTTTCGGATAGTACCTTTTACCAGGTGATGGCTTTGAGTAAAGCACCGTGTATTGCTTCTCATTCTTCGGTTCGCCACTTTACACCTGGATTTGAACGCAATATGAATGATGATATGCTTAAGTTGTTAGGTGAAAAAGGTGGTGTTATTCAGATCAACTTTGGTTCCACTTTTTTGGATGGAGAAATACAGCTAAAAAGAGATGAATTGAGGGACAAGCTAATGGAAAAACTATCGGCGGCAGGGCTTAGCTTCAGAGATGAGGCTGCCAAACCACTTATCGCGGATTTTCAGAAGGCAAACCCCGCTTTATTTTCAGATGTAGAGATGGTCGCTAACCATATCGACAGGGTCGTCAAGTTTGCTGGTATTGATCATGTGGGCATCGGCTCTGATTTTGATGGGGTAGGGGACTCCCTTCCAACCGGACTAAAAGATGTATCCCAATACCCGAATCTTATATATGTTTTACTAAAAAGGGGGTATTCAGAAGAAGATATTGCCAAAATTTGTTACAAAAATGTGTTTAGGGTTTGGCAAAAAGTACTGGATATGGCAAGCTGA
- a CDS encoding amidohydrolase family protein — translation MKGIILSLLAFFVVSHLHGQGGPQVDTTLKMDFELYDPPSTLVVPEHPVTRAKFPFVDCHSHHWNMATQDLDKLIREMDTLNMGMIINLSGRGGPALAAMMENVKKYGYEDRILIFTNIELRSIDEPDWAENTVKQLEFDVEKGARGLKIYKSQGMSNVDKAGNRIKINDPRIAPVWEACGRLGIPVIIHSADPKPFWDPLDENNERWLELKLRPGRKRGADDPAPWETIIAEQHDLFRKHPKTTFINAHMGWFANDLQKLGELLDEMPNMHVGIGAVIAELGRQPRNAKKFFEKYQDRVLFAKDAYNPEEYHTYFRVLETDDEYFPYYKKYHAFWRMYGLDLSDEVLKKLYYKNALRIIPGKKAMIFPE, via the coding sequence ATGAAAGGTATAATTTTGAGCCTATTGGCATTTTTTGTGGTCAGTCATTTACATGGACAAGGCGGACCTCAAGTTGATACTACTTTGAAAATGGATTTTGAATTATATGACCCACCGTCGACCTTGGTTGTGCCTGAACATCCTGTCACGAGGGCCAAGTTTCCCTTTGTGGATTGTCATAGCCATCATTGGAACATGGCTACGCAAGACCTGGATAAATTGATAAGGGAAATGGATACGCTCAACATGGGAATGATCATTAACCTCAGCGGCCGGGGAGGCCCTGCTTTGGCTGCCATGATGGAAAATGTCAAAAAATATGGATACGAAGATCGTATCCTTATTTTTACCAACATTGAGTTGAGGAGCATAGACGAGCCTGACTGGGCGGAGAATACGGTGAAACAGCTGGAATTTGATGTAGAAAAAGGAGCCCGGGGGTTAAAGATTTACAAAAGTCAGGGCATGTCAAATGTCGATAAAGCGGGCAATAGAATTAAGATTAATGATCCCCGGATTGCACCTGTTTGGGAAGCCTGTGGACGTTTGGGGATTCCGGTTATCATCCATTCTGCTGATCCTAAACCATTTTGGGATCCCCTGGATGAAAATAACGAACGCTGGCTGGAGCTAAAATTAAGGCCGGGTAGAAAAAGAGGAGCAGATGATCCAGCCCCATGGGAAACGATTATTGCAGAGCAGCATGATTTATTCAGAAAACATCCCAAAACGACCTTCATCAATGCACATATGGGCTGGTTTGCCAACGACCTCCAGAAATTGGGGGAATTGCTGGATGAAATGCCTAATATGCATGTTGGCATTGGAGCCGTTATCGCTGAGTTGGGCCGTCAGCCGAGAAATGCTAAAAAGTTTTTTGAGAAGTACCAGGATAGGGTTTTATTTGCCAAGGATGCGTATAATCCCGAAGAATATCACACCTATTTTCGCGTATTGGAAACCGATGATGAATATTTTCCTTATTACAAAAAGTATCATGCTTTTTGGCGGATGTATGGGCTAGATTTATCAGATGAGGTTCTTAAAAAACTCTATTACAAAAATGCATTGAGGATTATTCCTGGTAAGAAGGCGATGATTTTTCCAGAATAG
- a CDS encoding DUF6089 family protein: MLRYLTLVLMLVLTQQLISQRSMELGLLLGGSAYHGDLSPDPFAVSDIGVLAGLSYRQFFTPRYAFKIAGAFTQISGSDMPYAGREGRGLAMKANLMEFSVNAEWHLLGSSRFSNVGAFSRQFSPYVSIGMGVARANSEVSYAGSSSKIKEENDMSTFFIIPVNVGIRFEMTAALSLTLDAGTRPVFSDYLDGVSKMGAKDTKDWYTVFGATILYTFKADAAGDY, from the coding sequence ATGTTACGTTATTTGACACTTGTCCTGATGCTGGTCTTGACGCAGCAACTTATCTCCCAACGAAGTATGGAATTAGGTCTTTTGCTTGGCGGCTCTGCCTACCACGGCGATTTGTCTCCAGACCCTTTTGCCGTGAGTGATATTGGCGTATTGGCGGGTTTATCCTATCGGCAATTTTTTACACCCAGGTATGCATTTAAAATAGCAGGTGCTTTCACACAAATTAGTGGAAGTGATATGCCATATGCTGGCAGAGAAGGCAGGGGGTTAGCGATGAAGGCCAACCTGATGGAGTTTTCCGTCAATGCGGAATGGCATTTATTGGGGTCGAGCCGTTTTAGTAATGTAGGTGCTTTCAGTCGCCAATTTTCGCCTTATGTTTCCATAGGGATGGGGGTAGCTAGAGCTAATTCGGAGGTGTCTTATGCTGGAAGTTCTTCTAAAATAAAAGAAGAAAATGACATGTCCACCTTTTTCATTATACCTGTAAATGTGGGGATTCGGTTTGAGATGACAGCTGCTCTCAGCCTTACCCTTGATGCGGGAACCCGCCCTGTCTTCTCTGATTATTTGGATGGGGTGAGTAAAATGGGCGCTAAAGACACCAAGGATTGGTATACGGTTTTTGGCGCAACGATTTTATATACCTTCAAAGCGGACGCAGCAGGAGATTACTAG